DNA sequence from the Halorussus sp. MSC15.2 genome:
ACGCCTCGGCAGAGGTCTGGGCTTCCAGTACGTCTCCGAGAAGTGCGCCGAGTTCCCGGACGTCTCGACCCACGTCTCTGGCGTGAAGTTGCATACCACGCTGTTCGTGCCGGTGAGGCTAAAACGTCGGGAACCCGTGAAAATTGCCACTCGAATTCGAGTTAATGTGTTCCGACATCTCGACCGAGGGTGTGACGGCCAAAAGCTATTTTAACCGGTATTTTCCGGTGAATCTACCGAAGTAAAGTGTTAAGTTCAAGCCGCGGTACCGACGCTAACGAGAAATGTCCGTCTCTACCGGGAGCGACGTTCTAGATAGAATCCTCGACGGCGGTTTTCCGGAAAATAGGTCGATACTGATTTCGGGCGGGCCGGGCGTCGGGAAGAGTACGCTGGCGATGCAGTTCCTCCAAGCGGGACTGGCGGACGGCGACCGGTGTCTCTACGTCTCGACCGAGCAGACGGCCGAGGAACTCCGGTCGTCGTTCGAGGGGTTCGACTTCGACCTCGACCATCCGAACCTGACCATCGTCCACGTCCACGCCCGGACCGGGCGAACCATCGAGGAGGGCGAGCAGAACCTGACGATGCAGACCACCGACGGCGACGAGGTTCTCGGCGAGGGGTACTCCGCGCCGTTCGAGATGCAGTACGTCGAGGAGTACCTCTCGCGGTTCGCGCCGTGCGACCGGGTCGTCTTCGACAGCACGGCCAGTCTCGCGGGCATCCGCGACGATTCGCACTTCTTCCAGCGCGCCATCCTCGACCTCGTTCGACTGTTCACGGACGAGTTCGGGGCGACCTCGCTGCTCACGGCCGAAGCGCTCGTCTCCGACGACGACTCGGCCGACAGACTCGCCCCGGCGACGGTGCTGGAGTTCTCGACGCACGGCGTCGTTCGCCTCCGGCGGAGTCCGGTCGAGGGGAACCCGCGCCGGTCGCTCCGGGTCGTGAAGATGCGCGGCGTGGACCACGACACCCGCGAGTACGAACTCGGCATCGACGACGACGGGGTGTTCCTGACGCCACAGAATCGGACCCACGACTTCGGCATCGGGAACGACGTAATCTCGACCGGGTTCGAGGGTCTCGACGATATAAGCGGCGGTCTCACCAAGGGGAGCGGGGTCCTCTTCGAACACGACGGCCGGGCGTTCGTGGACGGACTGGTCGTCGGGATGGCCGCCAGCGCCGTCGACTCGGGCATGGGCATCTGGCTGGTTCCGTCGCCGTCGCTCACGCCGACCCGGTTCGAGTCGATGCTTCCGGCCGACGAGGACGAGATTCCGGCGCTGCTCGACTCCGACTCGCTGTTCGTGCTCGACTCGTTCAACGCTTGGGGGGCCTACGCCGACCACCGGAACGTCTACGCGGCGTCGTCCAGCGGCCTGCTCAGTCGACTGATGAGCAAGAGCGCGACCGCGTCGATGGCGTTCGTCAAGCGTGTGCTCCGGGACATCACGAACCGGCGCGACCGTCCCGTCCTCGCGCTGGTGTACACCGAGGCGTTCCTCCGGTGGTTCGACGCGCCGCAGGTCCGGGAACTCTACTACTGGGCGCGCGAGAACGTCTCGTTCGAGGAGGACACCGTGACGTACATCCACAACCCCGAGACCATGGAGACGAACCTCGCGGAGTTCTTCGTCTACGACGCCCAGCACATGTACCGGACGTGGAAGCACGAGAACGACATCCAGTACATCGAGGCCGAGAAGTCCATCGCCGGGACCACGAAGTCGATGGGCGTCGTCAACCACGTCGAGACCGCGCCGTACGTGGAGGTCACGCGTCCGACGAAGTGATTCGGGCCGCCGACCTCACACCCGGCCTTTGCCCCAGATGAAGTACCGGAGGACCGTCTCCATCCCCTCGACGTACGACGTGGCGTCGATAGTCGAGAGGTCCGCGGCGAGTCGCTCGAGTTCCTCGTAGTGGCCCTGCCATCGCTCGAAGAAGGCGGCATCGACGTCGGCGTCTCTGAGTCGCTCGACGACCTCCTCGCGGTACTCGGGGTCCTCTCTGAGTCGTTCGAGTTCGTCGTAGGTCAGCAGTCCCTCTTCGAGGGCGTGGACGACGGGACCCGAACTGAAGTCGGTCTCCCGAATCTCGCGCTCCCACGTCGCCACCCAGTTGCCGATGCGGGCCATCATCTGGGCCTGCCACACCATGCGCCGGAGTTGCGCGAGGTCGTCGGTCGGGAGCGCGGGCGAGTACATCAGGTCGATGTCGGCGTACGCGAACATCATGACGTTGTGCGACTCGTGGAGGGTCAACTCCCGGTAGTTGGCGAGTTCGGGATACCGCCCGAGTAGATACGAGTACCGTATCGCGTCCACCGCCTGCTGGGTGTCGAATCGGAACAGCGGCAGGTAGAACTCCGACCGGGGCGCGTCGGCGAGAACGTCTCGCAAGTCGTCCCAGACCCGCTTCGCGAGGCGCAACTGCTCGGACTGGACCGCCTCCCTGTCGGGGTCCATCTCGTAGGCCGAGTGGGGAATCTTGGCGGCCTCGTCGAACGTCTCCCGGTCGCGGTCCTTCTCCAGAAAGTCGTCGAGAATCGTGATGAAGACCGTGCCGAGGGTCTTGGCGGTCCGCACCTCGGTGACGCGGTCGTCGGGAACGAACGAGAACGTGAAGTGGGGCGTCAGTCGGTGGACCCACTTCCAGAGGAACGGGTCTCGGCTTCCCTCGAAGGCGTCGTACTCGTCAATCAGCGCTCGAATCTCGGGGGGCAACTCGTGGTTCGAGATGCTCTCGACTTCGGCAGGTTCGTCGGAGGAGGTTACTGTCTCCACGAGGTCCGTCACGTCCGCTCCCATTGTTCCACTGTCAGACATTCAGCGCCGATATTTATACCTTGGCGTTTGCTGTAACTTGGCACCCGGCTTCGACCTGAAGACACCGCTCACGAAATACTGAGGATGGGTAACTTCCGCGCGACGCCGAGGACTGCCGAAGGGATGATTCCAGCAGGAATTAGTTACCGACGCCCGTTCGCTCGACCATGAGTGACGCGACGCTCGTCTACGACGACGACTGCGGGTTCTGCACGTGGTGGGCCGACTTCTTCGAGCGGCGGTCGGACCTCCGAATCGTCGGGTTCTCGGAACTCACCGACGAACAGCGCGAGCGACTGCCCGACGACTACGAGGAGTGTTCGCACCTTCTGGCCGACGGCGAGGTATA
Encoded proteins:
- a CDS encoding ATPase domain-containing protein codes for the protein MSVSTGSDVLDRILDGGFPENRSILISGGPGVGKSTLAMQFLQAGLADGDRCLYVSTEQTAEELRSSFEGFDFDLDHPNLTIVHVHARTGRTIEEGEQNLTMQTTDGDEVLGEGYSAPFEMQYVEEYLSRFAPCDRVVFDSTASLAGIRDDSHFFQRAILDLVRLFTDEFGATSLLTAEALVSDDDSADRLAPATVLEFSTHGVVRLRRSPVEGNPRRSLRVVKMRGVDHDTREYELGIDDDGVFLTPQNRTHDFGIGNDVISTGFEGLDDISGGLTKGSGVLFEHDGRAFVDGLVVGMAASAVDSGMGIWLVPSPSLTPTRFESMLPADEDEIPALLDSDSLFVLDSFNAWGAYADHRNVYAASSSGLLSRLMSKSATASMAFVKRVLRDITNRRDRPVLALVYTEAFLRWFDAPQVRELYYWARENVSFEEDTVTYIHNPETMETNLAEFFVYDAQHMYRTWKHENDIQYIEAEKSIAGTTKSMGVVNHVETAPYVEVTRPTK
- a CDS encoding outer membrane protein assembly factor BamD is translated as MGADVTDLVETVTSSDEPAEVESISNHELPPEIRALIDEYDAFEGSRDPFLWKWVHRLTPHFTFSFVPDDRVTEVRTAKTLGTVFITILDDFLEKDRDRETFDEAAKIPHSAYEMDPDREAVQSEQLRLAKRVWDDLRDVLADAPRSEFYLPLFRFDTQQAVDAIRYSYLLGRYPELANYRELTLHESHNVMMFAYADIDLMYSPALPTDDLAQLRRMVWQAQMMARIGNWVATWEREIRETDFSSGPVVHALEEGLLTYDELERLREDPEYREEVVERLRDADVDAAFFERWQGHYEELERLAADLSTIDATSYVEGMETVLRYFIWGKGRV